One Meles meles chromosome 13, mMelMel3.1 paternal haplotype, whole genome shotgun sequence DNA segment encodes these proteins:
- the EEF1AKMT2 gene encoding EEF1A lysine methyltransferase 2 isoform X1, producing MNSGTGGGGGAGAAEPSRSGSPGEDGFAPSALGTREHWDAVYERELQTFQEYGDTGEIWFGEESMDRLIRWMQNRKIPLDASVLDIGTGNGVFLVELAKFGFSNITGIDYSPSAIQLSGSIIEKEGLSNIKLKVEDFLNLSTKLSGFHICIDKGTFDAISLNPDNAIEKRKQYVKSLSGALNVKGFFLITSCNWTKEELLDEFSEGFELFEELPTPAFSFGGRSGNSVTALVFQKT from the exons ATGAACTCGGGcacgggcggcggcggcggtgctGGGGCCGCGGAGCCGTCCCGGAGCGGCAGTCCTGGAGAGGATGGCTTCGCCCCGTCGGCGCTGGGGACTCGAGAGCA TTGGGATGCTGTCTATGAGAGAGAGCTGCAAACTTTTCAAGAATATGGAGATACAGGAGAAATCTG GTTTGGAGAAGAGAGTATGGATCGGCTAATAAGGTGGATGCAAAACCGCAAGATTCCATTGGATGCTTCAGTGCTTGATATTGGAACTGGAAATGGTGTTTTCTTGGTTGAACTT GCAAAATTTGGTTTCTCTAATATTACCGGAATTGATTATTCACCTTCTGCAATACAGCTTTCTGGAAGTATTATAGAGAAAGAGGGTTTATCTAACATTAAGTTGAAG GTAGAAGACTTTTTGAATCTTTCCACAAAGCTGTCTGGATTTCATATTTGTATTGACAAAGGAACTTTTGATGCCATAAGCCTTAATCCTGACAATGCGATTGAGAAGAGGAAGCAGTATGTGAAATCCCTGTCTGGGGCGTTGAACGTGAAAGGCTTTTTTCTAATAACCTCTTGTAATTGGACCAAGGAAGAGTTGCTAGATGAATTCAGTGAAG GATTTGAACTTTTCGAAGAGCTGCCAACACCCGCGTTCAGCTTTGGAGGCAGATCTGGAAACAGTGTAACGGCATTGGTTTTCCAGAAAACGTGA
- the EEF1AKMT2 gene encoding EEF1A lysine methyltransferase 2 isoform X2: MLQCLILELEMVFSWLNLLAKFGFSNITGIDYSPSAIQLSGSIIEKEGLSNIKLKVEDFLNLSTKLSGFHICIDKGTFDAISLNPDNAIEKRKQYVKSLSGALNVKGFFLITSCNWTKEELLDEFSEGFELFEELPTPAFSFGGRSGNSVTALVFQKT; this comes from the exons ATGCTTCAGTGCTTGATATTGGAACTGGAAATGGTGTTTTCTTGGTTGAACTTGTTG GCAAAATTTGGTTTCTCTAATATTACCGGAATTGATTATTCACCTTCTGCAATACAGCTTTCTGGAAGTATTATAGAGAAAGAGGGTTTATCTAACATTAAGTTGAAG GTAGAAGACTTTTTGAATCTTTCCACAAAGCTGTCTGGATTTCATATTTGTATTGACAAAGGAACTTTTGATGCCATAAGCCTTAATCCTGACAATGCGATTGAGAAGAGGAAGCAGTATGTGAAATCCCTGTCTGGGGCGTTGAACGTGAAAGGCTTTTTTCTAATAACCTCTTGTAATTGGACCAAGGAAGAGTTGCTAGATGAATTCAGTGAAG GATTTGAACTTTTCGAAGAGCTGCCAACACCCGCGTTCAGCTTTGGAGGCAGATCTGGAAACAGTGTAACGGCATTGGTTTTCCAGAAAACGTGA